Genomic DNA from Niallia circulans:
AATATGGAAAGGCCTTGTGACTGCAGGCAGGACAATGCGAATCCTTCAGTTTTCCTGTATGAATTTCTGCTTTTTGCATATTCCAAATATCATAGGATATAAGCAAAGGTTCCACGGCCTTTCCAGTGAGAATTTTCAAGGCATAAGTCGTTTGAAATGCTGCCACAAGCTGGACAATTGGGCTGATGACTCCGACACTGTCACATGTCTCTGTTTGTGCAGGGAGATGCTTAACAATACAGTGCAGGCAGGGTGTAGTGCCTGGAATGACGGGATATGTTAAGCCATAGCTGCCGACACACGCACCAAATATATATGGTATATTCATTTTTACGGCTGCATCATTAATGATGAGTCTTGTTTCAAAGTTATCCATGCCATCGATGATAATCGAAGCGTCCTTGATGATTGTCTCAATGTTTTGACCTGTTATATCCTCTATACGACAATCTATGGAAACATCACTGTTTATTTTCTCTAATCTCTGTTTTGCAGCTACAGCCTTAGGTAGCTTTAAGGCAGCATCTTCCTCGGTATACAGCTGCTGTCTCTGGAGGTTGCTCCATTCGACATAATCTCTATCTATTATAGTCAGCTTCTTGATGCCTGCTCTTGTCAGCATTTCCGCTGTCGAAGAACCAAGTGCGCCGACACCTAAAATAACCGCATGACTTTCTTCCAGTCTTTTTTGGCCTCCAGCTCCGATGAACAGCTCCTGTTTGGCATACTTTCTTATCATGATGTTACCAATCCGCTTATTGGGCTGCTCGCTTCGCCATATTCCTTCACATCCATTCGGCCAGCTTCAAAGCCAAGTCTTCCTGCTTCAATTGCCAGACTCATCGCCTTTGCCATTTTAACAGGATCGCCTGCATTGGACACTGCCGTGTTCAGTAGGACGCCATCTGCCCCAAGCTCCATTGCATAAGCTGCGTCCTTAGGAGAACCAACACCTGCATCTACAATAACAGGAATGGCTGATTGCTCAATTATCAGGCGGATATTTAACGGGTTAATGATTCCTCTTCCAGAACCGATTGGAGCTGCGCCTGGCATCACAGCATGTACACCTAACTCCTCGAGACGCTTAGCTAACACCACATCGTCAGACGTATACGGCAAAACAGTGAAACCTAACTCCAGCAGCTTTTCTGAAGCCTTCAATGTTTCAATCGGATCTGGCAGCAATGATTTGCTGCAGCCGATAATCTCCACCTTAACCATGTCACAAAGACCTGAAGCCTTTGCAAGCTTTGCAATTCTAACAGCTTCGTCCGCATTTTTCGCTCCTGCTGTATTAGGCAGCAGCGAATATTTTGTTAAATCCAATTGCTCAAGGAAGTTAGGCTGAGATTCCTCAAACACATTCATTCTTCTGACAGCAAATGTTAATATCTCGGCACCTGAGACTGCTACAGCCTCTTTCTGTATATCATATGATGGATATTTACCTGTCCCAAGCAGTAATCTTGATTGAAATGTGTGATTTCCTATTTTCAACATAATTATCCTCCTCCTACAAAATGAATAAGCTCTAATATATCCCTATTAACAAGGGTTGTAGATTGATAGTTTTCTTTGTCAATAATTTCTCTGTTTAGCTCTGCTATAACTATTCTGTCCTTAAGTCCATACCATACTAGTAAATCTTGCAATGTCACAATCTCTTCCGGTATATCCGCAGATTTCCCATTCAATTGAATAATCATTGCAGCACACCCTTTCTTTCTGCAACTTTTTCTGCCCTATCAAGCTTGAAGGCAGTAACCCAATCCTTGTTAACACTTCTTCCCATTAATAAATCCCTGATCATCATCGCTGTTGCCGGTGCCATTAATATCCCGTTTCGTTGATGTCCTGCTGCAAAATAAAGGCCTCGGGTTTCAGGATGTTCACCGATAAATGGTCTTTTATCAAAGGATTGAGGCCTTAATCCTGCCCAGAACTTATGTGGCCGCATTGTCGAAATTTCCGGCATCAGGATTTTGGCCTTCTCCATTATTTCCTGGATTCCTCCGAAGGTCGGCAATTCATTCCAATCATTCCATTTCTGCGTTGCTCCGATAACCAATTGATTGTTATTCCTTGGCACGATGTAACTTTTCTCATGAAACAATGTTTTCGTTAATGGCATTTTGTCATTTATAACAGACAAACATTCTCCTTTTATGGGAACTATGGCATGCTGCAAGCCAGCCTCAGAAAAAAACTTATTTGACCACACTCCGCAAGCAATGATTACATTATCCGCATAAAAGCTGTTGTTCGTTGTCTTTATTAGAAATCCTGTACCTTCTTGGACTACTTCAAGCACCATCGTATGTTCAAAGATTCTGGCACCGTTTTTTAGGGCGCCCTTACAAAATCCATTGCAAGCAGATAATGGCGTTACATGAACATCGTCTTTCATATAGACAGCACCGAGTATTTCCTGACTGGCATGCTTTTCAGCCATATACACCTCTTCCTTTGACAGCCATTGGACAGGGGGCAGCTTCATAACATCTTCTAGTTTTCTTTTCTCGCCTTCTGAAAACACAAGGTTTAAAATGCCGCCTTTTTTCAGCTCGATATCAATACCACAAGTATTTTTTAATTGCTTTGATAGACTGTCATATTGACAATGGCTGTTTGCAACAAATGAGTATATATCCTTGAATTCCTCCCATTCAGAATGGGCACCGAGCATTCCTGCTGCAGCACTCGTTGTTTTTCCGCCGACTTCATTTGCTTCAAATACAGCGGTTTGAATGTTTTCTGCCGATAGGTAATAGGCAATCGCATTGCCTATAATACCGCCGCCAATGACAGCCGCTTCAAACTTTTGAATTTGCATACACTTTGCACCTTTCATAATAGTTTTGAGCGGCAAGTTGCGGATTTTCCGCCCCAAAAATCCCTGACATGATGGCAATGCCATCCGCTCCGCAATTATTTATTTCACTTACAAGCTCCTCCGTAATTCCGCCGATTGCATATACAGGAATGCTGACCTGCTTCTTTATTTCATGCAATATTTTGATTCCATTTGGAGGAACCCCTCTTTTACTTTCCGTATGAAAGCAATGCCCGTAAAGGAGATAGTCAGCTCCCTCCCTTTCTGCATCTAATGCTGATTGAAGGCTATGCACAGATCTTCCTGCAAGCCGGCAGGCAGTTTTCTTTCTGACTGCCTCAATTGGTAACCCCTTTTCAGGTAGGTGTACATGAAGCATATTGGCCAGCAGCAAAATTTCTCCCCTTCCATTAACGATTATTTTTCTTTTATCTGCTCCTTTTGCCAGCAGCTGTTTGCATAGACAATAAATTTCTAACATCGATTTTGACTTCTCCCTTATATGCACATAATCAACATATGGAAGAATTTTCAGGATGATTTCACCTGTTTTTTCAACTGAAAAGGAATCATTTGTTATTGCAGCAAGCTTCATTTTAAACCACCTTTACCTATCTACTTACTCAACATTAAAGTTTAGCCATCCCTCCAAATTCTGTCTTTTCCCAACAAAAAAACCACTTTCCCGCATAGGAAAGTGGTTTGTGATTTTGTACAATACTCCAAAAAGTGCACAACAAAACAATCTGCCACTTTCCTACGCAGGTGCGAACCTGTTCAGGTTATGAGGGTTTAAAAGTAGCTACTTTATTCTCAGCCCTTATCAAGGGATCCCCTAGTGATGATTTTCATTTTCGTTTTCTTTTGTACTTAAAGGATATCATATTCACCTTATATTTCAAGCAATTATGTGAAATTTTAAGAATCATTTATCTATTTCGTTATTTTTCTACTTCGTCAAGGAAGCTATCTGATCTAATTCCTGTCCTTCTTAGAATGAAATCAAAATTCACATTTACCTTCGCTTCCGCAAAGTAGCTATTCCAGTCATCCTTGATTTTTGCAAACTGATTATTATGCTGTCTTCTCATTATTTCCCCAAATCCAAAGATATCAAGTCCGTACTCATTTTGCATTTTCGCGACAGTTTTTTGTATTTTTTCAGCAGCTGACTTGCTGACAAGATCTTCATATTTCTTAAAGGTTTCTATTTTATCCAATGACTTATAGCATTGCGTTCCTTCAATATAACCCTCGGATTTAACGTTAATAGTAAATTCAGGCCTAACTCCGTCCATCTTCGTTTGAACATTTGTTGTTGAATGAATAATCCTAACAGCACTATATTCATTTTCACCGCATTGTACTGTTAATGTTGTATTTTTGAATTTGTCTGTTATCCATAAATATACCCTCGTATCGTCTAATGGCAGAAAACCCGCCAGCTTCTTCTTATTGAAGAAGGCAAGTGAATCAACTAATACAATCGCTTCGGGCGTTACATTATTCATATTCTCAACAGATGCTCCGACCTTTTTATCCCCTTCGACAACTACTGTATTTAAGACAGCCTCTTTCCCCTCTAAGGTGACATCATTGATAAAGTCATTTATCCGCATGTCCGGATCCCCGCCCCAATCTTGGAACATATTCTCAAGCTGTGTGGACAGCTTCAATGAAGACGACTTACGGTACAGATTTGTGACCTTCAATACATCAGACGCCTTATTACCTTTAGCGATGAGAATCTTAAAATCATCGCGCAGCTCTCTGTTTCTCTCTAAATAATCAATAAAATCAATCATACCTGACTTTGCCACTTCTTCTGAAATAACAAGCAGCTTCATATGAGAAAACACAAGATACTGTGCATAATATTGGCTGAACTGATGGCTGACTTCTGATAAGGTTTCCCCTTCAATCGTTTCAACTAATGACGGAGCATTTCCTCCGCTCGTCCGTGAATTCAGCTCTGCAGCATTCAAGGCTTCAACAGTAACCTCATATTTCCCGTCATCACCTTTATCGATAGCCATCCCAGAAACTAGCTTTATCTCTGAAAGCTCCTTTCGATCCCAGCATCCACCCAAAAGGCATACAATTAAAACAGAAATTAACATCTTTCCAAACAGCTTCAATCTCCGCTGCCTCCTTTCGACTGCTTAGGAGGAGATGGAGAGCCTTGAGGCTTTTGCTTATCCAGGGTGGTAGGACTTAAATAAGCTGGCCGCTTGTTTTGGAACCAAATCGGTGTGCGAATAAAGATATCCTTCTGATCCTCGACTATAAATGGTGCAACTGGCGCTAGATAAGGAACACCGACAGAACGGAGTGAGCTAAGATGTGCCACCATGAATATCAACACGAGTAATACACCATACAATCCTAGGATGGAAGCGACTATAATAAGAACGAATCGGATAAGCCGTGAAGCATTCGCAAAGCTGTAGTTTGGAAATACAAAGTTGGCTATTGCCGTAATTGCCACAATAATGACCATGATATTAGAAATGATTCCCGCTTCTGCTGCAGCCTGACCGATAACTAACGCACCAACAATTGAAACTGTCTGCCCTACGGCCCTTGGCATACGGACACCGGCTTCTCTTAGTATTTCAAAGGTTATTTCCATAATAAAGACCTCAATTACCGCAGGGAACGGCACACCCTCCCGCTGGGCAATAACGCTTAACAGCAATGTTGTCGGCAAAAGCTCTGGGTGAAAGGTCAAGACTCCTACATATGCAGAAGGCATAAGCAGACCAATCATAAAGGACAAATATCTTATCATCCTGATAAAACTGCTCATAAAATAGTTTTGGTAATTATCCTCAGACGATATAAAGAAATCTGTCAGTACAGCAGGAACTAGTAAAATAAAAGGTGTTCCATCTGTAATAATACAAATTTTCCCATCTAAAAGCGCAGAACTGACAGAGTCTGGTCGCTCTGTATTTAAAGCTAGCGGAAAAACAGTCGCTGATTTATCTTGGATAAGCTCTTCTATATTTGCAGACTCGAAAATAGCAGAAATATTGATATCTTTTATCCGCTTCCGAACCTCTTCTAGAATCTTCTCATTAACAATTCCTTTTATGGAACCAATGTACACACTTGTTCTTGTTTCATTACCTACCTTGAACTTTTCAAATTGGAGATTATGATTTTTGATTCTTTTTCGGATCAAGTTAATGTTTGTAGATATATCCTCAACAAAGGCATCCTTCGGTCCTCTGACAACTGTTTGTGTTGTTGGCTCTGAGACCGTTCTTCCTTCACTGTTAATAAAGCTTATAGTGAGTGCTGCCGGAACGCCCTTAATGATAACAGCAATTCTTCCTTCTAGAATAGTCTCAGTCATTTCACTTAGTGTATGGATGAGCTTATATCCTGAAACTCCAAAGGCTTTTTTTCCGAAGGCTTGCAGTTCATCTACACTGGTGATTCTTATATCCTGTTCAACAGGACTTTCTAAGGTTTGTCCAAGCATATCTTTGAGGAAATCCGTGTTAATTACCGTGTCCAAATAGAAAATAATTGCTTCAGACTTACCAACTAGGATGTCATCTGCCTTTAAATCAGCAGTATGTCCAAAAATCTTTTTCGTTTCATCCTTTATCGTTTCAAAGCTGATGTTTTTCATCTCAATTTCTTGTGCTTTGCTTGGTGTGGAATTGGAAGGAATTTGTTTTTTGGCGTTAATATTCATCAGTTTCTTCAAAAACTTATTCATGCTTTTACCTCCTTGCCTGCACTTCGGTCTTTTCTCCATTTCTTAAACAATAATGTGACAAGCACTAATATAGGCACTCCATATTCCATCGGCAAATGCAGGACAAAGATATCCACATAAAGACCTTCCCGAATATGATCCGAAAAATCATTACTAATGAAAATGGAAAACATCGATACGATGCATGCGATAGGAATGGAAAAAAAGCGATACGGCTTATTAAACACATATTCCAACCCCTTAAGACCTCCGTATATAAAAACAGAGCTTTTAATTAAAATCCCAAGCATAATAATGAAGACGACTAATGCATCAATTCTTTCAATAAATTCCCCGATGCTTACTAGCCTCGCCGCACTAAGTAAAGGAAAGTTAGAACGGATAGCGATGTTCTCCCCTAATGACGTAATTATTAGGAAAACAGACAGTAGCAAGAGCATGCTGGCGATAATAACGCCGAAAATACTAATAACTCTGCTGTATTTAAAGTTAGTCACATCAGCAAGCACCACTGTAAATGCAATCATCTCTCCATAAGGAAAGACAGATATTGATGGTACAATTGCTTTCACTATCGGTTTCCAGCCATTAGCAGCAACCGGTTCTAAATTAGAAATTTCAATATTGCCGCTGCCGTACAAGAAAACAAAAAGCATCAACATGAAGGCAAATGTATATGGTGTGAAAATTTCCGAGGTTCGGCCAAGTACCTCAATACCCATATAAAGAATGTAGCCTATTACAAGCGCAAGCAAAGCAACGGTGACCTCGATCGGCGTTAAGGGTAATATCGCCGCTGAAATCATTTCTCCAAAGTCCCTTATTACCCGACAGGCAATATAAAGAAAATAACAAATATATCCAAGTGACATGACAATTGCAACAGGTCTGGAAAAGCAAATTTCCAATATTTCGAAGAAGTTTTTTCCGGGCTGCAAGGAAAGTAAAAAATAATAAGCAGATATAATAAGCAAACCAATAAAAAGCCCTGCTATGATGACAATCCAAGCATCACGCTTTGCTTCCATACCTACCCCGACTACAATAGCGCTGCCGAGCAGGAAATTTATAACTAATGTAATTAATTGGCTTAATGATATGTTTTCCTTTAGCATACGCTCAACACCTTATGTCTTAATGCACAGCAAGATTTACATATTCCTTTCTTTCATCTGCTTGCTATGTTTTCCCCTCCATTTCTTAAACAGGAGGATTACCGTCAATAGAAGTGGCAGTCCGAACTGGAGCGGCACATGCAATAAAAACGGGTTGGAGAATAACCCTTCATCTAAATGATCCGAATACCCTTTTGCAATAAAGATCGAGAAAAGAGAAACCACACATGATATTGGGATTGCAAAAAAACGAAATGGAATAGTGAAAATATACTCTAGTCCCTTTAATCCACCATATATGTATATAGAGCTCTTCACTAATGTTCCTAATACCATTGTGAAGACAACAATAGCATCAACCCGCTGAATAAATTCGCCAATTGAAATTAGCCGTGCTGCACTCAACAGAGGGAAATTAGAACGAAGGGCAATATTTTGACCCAATGAAAGAATAATCAACAATGATGATGCTATGAGAAGAAGACTGGAACAAATCACACTGACCATCACAACCTTGTTGCTTAAATCTAATCTCGTTACACTCGGAAGAATGAATGTTAAGAAAAGGAGCTGACCATATGGGCGGATGAGCTCATATGGAAAAATCACCTTCCATAAAGGTTCAAATCCCTCTCCCAATACTGGCTTAATATTGGATAAATCTAAATTTTTCCCTGAATATAAAAACACACATAATAAGACCATAAATATGATGGCATATGGTGTAAAAATTTCAGAAGTTCTTGCAAGTACCTCAAGCCCTAAATAAAGCACATATCCAATAACAAGCAGCAGTGTAAATATGCTGAATTCAATCGGAGTTGTCGGAAGAACTGTAGCTGAAATCAATTCGCCAAAGTCCCTGATGATACGACACGCATAGTACAAGAAGTAGATAGAGTAGACTAAGCTTAAGCAAATTGCTATCGGCCTCTTAAAGCAATACTCAAACATCTCGTACAGGTTTTTCCCCGGAAGAAGCGCGCTTAAATATAAATAAAATGTGGTAATCAGTATCCCAAATGCAAATGCAATTAAGAGGGCAATCCAAGCATCCTCTTTTGCGTCTAATGCAAGTCCGAAAACAATGGAGCTACCAATTTGGAAATTGAATACAAGTGCTGCTAGTTGGCTTAAAGAAATATTCTCTTTCAGCATCGGACTCCACTTCCTTTAGTTTTTAGCTTGTGATTTATTGCCTTGCAGCTTCTTTTTCAGTCTTCTAAAGTCAACTACTACAGACCAGATAAAGCCAAAGACTGCCGTTAGGACAATGGTGATTGCTCCTGCTCCAACCTCCGCCTTGTAAATGTTCATAAAGCAATTTTTTAAGCTGTCATGAAAAACAAACAAATCAAGTATGAGTGTAAGGCTCCCCATCATGCCAATCATTAATAAATAAACAAATGTAACCATATATCATTTCACCTGCAAATAGTAATATTCTTGTCTTATCTTGTGAAAATTCTCCAATATTATGTAGAAAATATTTGCAGGGATAAAAATAAAAAATGCTGGTGAAAATTTCGCGGCATTTAAACTGCAAAAAAGCCGCTAATTAGTTAGCGGCTTTTCATTTGTCTATTGATTATTTACTTCTGAAATTTCACCTTTAAAGAAAACTTTGCGCTCTAGCGGGAGTTTAAGTTCTTTCAGCATTTGCTTTAATTCTCTTTCTTCTCTGTCTGTCACAAGGCTGATGACTGTTCCTTCCTTGCCGAATCTGCCTGTACGACCGGAACGGTGGATATACTGTGTTTTGTCTTTAGCAAAGTCATAGTGGACAACATGTGTTATATTTTGGATATCTAATCCGCGTGCTGCAACGTCTGTTGCAAGCAGCATAGATGTTTTGCCTGAACGGAATAGTCTTGTATATTTTTGTCTGTCCATTTTGTTAAGATCGCTATGAAGTCTGCTTGTTTGAATCTCTTTAAAGGCAAGTTTTTCGTGGAGTACATCCAATGTACCGATATCCTTAACAAAAACAAGCACTTTCGCATTCTCCAAACGAGAGATTTTCTCCATTAGCTTGATCTTGTCTCGATGCTCTGCCTGGAAATAGATATGGTTTACATCTGCTGCTTCAATACTCGTATCCTTTTTAACAGTGATAACAGCAGGTTCTTGCAGCAATTCCTTGCCAAGCGATGCTGTTCTTTCTGTCAGTGTTGCTGAGAACATAACAACCTGTCTTTCCTCTTTCTGTGTTGCTTTAATGATTTGACGGACATAGTCAATATGTTCAGGAACTAACATTTGATCTGCCTCATCAAGCACAATCGTTCTTACTTCATGCATTTTAAGCTTCTTCTGCTTAATAAGCTCCAACGCTCTACCAGGTGTACAAATAGCGAGGTGAGGACTTTTCTTCAGCTTTTCCAACTGTCTTTTTACATTGGCTCCGCCGATAAAGGAAGCGGAACGGATTCCACTGTTTTCTCCCCATTTTTGAACCTCACCAAGTATCTGCATAACCAGTTCTTGGGAGGATGCTAATATGATCGCCTGCATAGCTCTTGATTCAGCATCAATTTTATTTAAAACCGGCAGTAGGTATGCCAACGTTTTTCCAGTTCCTGTTGGTGATTCAGCGATGATATCTTTTCCAGCTAATATTTCAGGTATCGCCTGTTCTTGAATATTTGTCGGTTTTTGAAAGCTTGCTTTCGTCCAATTTTCTGCTACGAAAGGTTTCATCTTATTTAAAAGGTCTTGATTACTCATTTTATTCTCCTTCTTTACACAGCTTACGCTTTTGCTCTTCACTAGGAAGAAATAGCTTTTTTGCACTATGGCTGTTTATTGCCTAATATCTACTTATTATAGATTATTCTCCTAAAAATAGATATGCAATCATGATAGCTGTTAAACAATGAAAAAAGACTGTCGGCAAAGTTGCTGCCGACAGTCCTGTAAAAGTTTATTAAACAAGGGTTTGGGCATCTCCGACTGTTTGGTAAATATCCACCCTGTCCTTAATCTTTTTCATTTTAACATCCAGTTCATGTGCAGCATCTGCTGCTTCCTTCAGCTCTGCAAGCAAATATTCTGGAATGCCTTTATCAAATTTATAATATATTTTATGTTCAAGGCTCGCCCAGAAGTCCATCGCAATTGTTCGTATTTGCACTTCCACAAATACTTCTTCCATTCCATTGCTTAAAAACACTGGGACCTTGATGATTAAATGCAGGCTCTTGTAACCATTTGGTTTTGGATTTTCAATATAATCCTTTACTTCGATAATTTTCAAATCGCTTTGTCTCTTAAGCATTTCATATAAATCATAAATATCTGAAATGAATGAGCAGGTGATGCGGACGCCGGCAATATCGTGAATATGCTCCTTCGCATTTTCAACCGTTATGCCAAGACCTTTCCTATTAAGCTTCACCATAATTCCCCTTGGATCTTTAATCCGGGATTTTATATGTTCAATCGGATTATGATTGTGGATAAATTGAAATTCTTCATTTAATATTTTAAGTTTCGTATTAACTTCCTCTAAAGCAAAACGATAGACAATCAGGTTGTTTTTCCACTCTATCAGTTCATTGGAGAGATCATCTAAATTCCATTCGCTTATAGGTAGAAGTCCTTCATTCTTGTTAGTACGATCCATAAATCAATAAGTCTCCTTTGGTTTTCTTATAACCTTTTCTGCATTGACTCCTATGTTTTTCAAAAGCTCGATAATCTGATCGATCGTTTTCATTTAACCATTCACCTCTTCGCCAATGTTAAGGATGACAGCATCTAACCCTATTATAAAGAAAAATGACCGGTCAGTCAAATATCCTTTACCTGGCAATTTAAGGACAGGTTTCGTCGTTTTCGCCAGCATCTGTGCTGAACTGATTTTGGTTCAAGCGAGCATAAAATCCATTTTTTTGCAAGAGCTCGTCATGTGTCCCACGTTCGATGACTTCTCCATCATTCAAGACTAAAATACAATCAGCATGCTTAATTGTGTTAAGTCGATGGGCGACAACAAAGGAGGTTTTCCCTCTCATAAGCACCTGCAGCGCTTCTTGAATTTTCACCTCTGTTATCGTATCAATGCTGCTCGTTGCCTCATCAAGAATTAGAACCTTTGGATCGGCGAGTATTGCTCTAGCAATCGACAACAGCTGCTTTTGACCTTGACTTATGCTGTTTCCGTCTGCTTCCAGCACAGTTTCATAGCCGTCTGGCAGACTATCAATGAAGCCATGTGCATTGGCAAGTTGCGCTGCCTCCTCTACTTCTTTATCCGAAGCATCTAATCTTCCATAACGAATATTTTCGCGAATAGTTCCGCCAAATAAATAGGCATCCTGAAGAACAAAGCCCATATGCTTGCGCAAACTCTCCCTTTTTATTGACGTAATATCC
This window encodes:
- a CDS encoding GTP pyrophosphokinase, translated to MDRTNKNEGLLPISEWNLDDLSNELIEWKNNLIVYRFALEEVNTKLKILNEEFQFIHNHNPIEHIKSRIKDPRGIMVKLNRKGLGITVENAKEHIHDIAGVRITCSFISDIYDLYEMLKRQSDLKIIEVKDYIENPKPNGYKSLHLIIKVPVFLSNGMEEVFVEVQIRTIAMDFWASLEHKIYYKFDKGIPEYLLAELKEAADAAHELDVKMKKIKDRVDIYQTVGDAQTLV